One genomic segment of Fervidobacterium pennivorans includes these proteins:
- a CDS encoding CoA-binding protein, with amino-acid sequence MGINLREVKRIAIVGATTNPEKFGNIVLKDLKKKGFDVLPVSPKYDVIEGIRTYKSVDELPDDVDLIVFIVPPEVGLEELKKAYNRGFRKFWFQPGAESEEIVEFSKTLSDADFSFIKCIMVQTNW; translated from the coding sequence ATGGGTATTAACTTAAGAGAGGTCAAAAGGATAGCTATCGTTGGTGCAACAACAAATCCTGAAAAGTTTGGAAATATTGTTCTAAAGGACTTAAAGAAGAAAGGTTTTGATGTTCTTCCGGTTAGCCCGAAGTACGATGTTATCGAAGGGATAAGAACGTACAAGAGTGTTGATGAGCTACCAGATGATGTTGATTTGATAGTTTTTATTGTCCCACCAGAAGTAGGGCTTGAGGAGTTAAAAAAGGCTTACAACCGTGGATTCCGTAAATTCTGGTTCCAGCCAGGTGCAGAGTCGGAAGAGATAGTTGAATTCTCAAAAACACTGTCAGATGCAGATTTTTCTTTTATCAAATGCATCATGGTCCAGACAAATTGGTGA
- the lepB gene encoding signal peptidase I, translated as MSSKKKAENSKLDKGKNLAKEIVITLIYAIVAATIIRVFVFETMLVPTPSMVPTINVGDRLFVEKITYSAREPEVGEIVVFYTPFPDERAQQMLRAFDKFMDLFTPRQFKGSVKYVKRLVAKEGDVITLKEVDGNWKLFVNGHIPEHLKDVNYTREGIFRYPKLWEYLAEASKYKNDKNQYRNYLFELAFKEGTELTNIVFSILGGLEPVPYGIDYTVFVDRYLKPYGIKFSDYVWEENGQVYVKIPHGFYFFMGDNSSQSLDSRYFGFVPKDCVVGRPILRVWPFKAFGPIQPLVDIKK; from the coding sequence ATGTCCTCAAAGAAAAAAGCTGAGAACAGCAAATTGGATAAAGGAAAAAACCTAGCAAAAGAGATAGTCATAACACTTATATACGCTATTGTTGCCGCAACAATCATACGGGTCTTCGTATTTGAAACAATGCTTGTTCCCACTCCATCGATGGTCCCCACAATAAATGTGGGGGACCGTCTTTTTGTTGAGAAGATAACGTATTCTGCACGTGAACCGGAAGTTGGCGAAATTGTCGTCTTTTATACTCCGTTCCCGGATGAACGCGCTCAGCAAATGCTTAGAGCATTTGATAAATTCATGGATTTATTCACACCAAGGCAATTCAAAGGTTCGGTAAAGTATGTAAAACGGTTGGTCGCTAAAGAAGGAGACGTAATCACTTTGAAAGAAGTGGACGGAAACTGGAAATTGTTCGTCAACGGTCATATACCTGAGCATCTGAAAGATGTTAATTACACAAGAGAGGGCATTTTTAGATATCCTAAACTTTGGGAATACCTAGCTGAAGCGAGCAAGTATAAGAACGATAAAAATCAATACAGAAATTATCTTTTTGAACTAGCATTTAAAGAAGGAACAGAGTTAACAAATATTGTCTTCAGTATTTTAGGTGGACTTGAGCCTGTACCCTACGGTATAGATTACACTGTTTTTGTAGACCGATATTTGAAACCCTATGGGATAAAATTTTCAGATTATGTGTGGGAGGAAAATGGACAGGTATATGTGAAAATTCCTCATGGTTTCTATTTCTTTATGGGAGATAATTCTTCTCAAAGTTTAGACAGCAGGTATTTTGGTTTTGTTCCAAAAGATTGCGTCGTTGGTAGACCCATTTTAAGAGTGTGGCCATTCAAAGCGTTTGGTCCTATCCAACCGTTAGTAGATATAAAAAAGTAA
- the trmD gene encoding tRNA (guanosine(37)-N1)-methyltransferase TrmD — protein MRIGIVTIFPDFVKVIREYGVIAKAVENGLLHIDIFNLRDFTTDKHKVVDDYPYGGGPGMVMKPEPFFRFFEFFQSNYGKAYVVLTSPQGRRLDNKVAMELANKEQIVIICGRYEGIDERVMKFVDDEISIGDYVLTGGELPAMVIVDAVSRFVPGVVEEESVKNDSFYNNLLDHPHYTRPREIEGMSVPEVLISGNHEEIELWRRKESLKKTMLKRPDIFMKHEFDELDKKALINLFKELIRDAR, from the coding sequence GTGAGGATTGGGATTGTCACCATATTTCCAGACTTTGTAAAAGTTATACGAGAATACGGGGTAATTGCCAAAGCAGTTGAAAATGGCCTTTTACACATCGATATATTCAACCTGCGTGATTTCACAACAGACAAACACAAGGTCGTCGATGACTATCCATATGGTGGCGGTCCCGGCATGGTTATGAAACCTGAGCCCTTCTTTCGATTCTTTGAGTTCTTTCAAAGTAACTATGGAAAAGCTTACGTTGTTCTCACTTCTCCTCAAGGTAGAAGACTCGACAACAAAGTTGCTATGGAACTTGCTAACAAAGAACAGATTGTAATCATATGCGGAAGATATGAAGGAATCGACGAACGCGTTATGAAATTCGTGGACGATGAGATTTCGATAGGTGACTATGTACTAACAGGTGGAGAACTCCCCGCAATGGTTATTGTCGATGCAGTTTCAAGATTTGTTCCAGGTGTGGTAGAAGAGGAATCTGTTAAGAACGACTCTTTCTACAACAACTTGTTAGACCATCCACATTACACAAGGCCAAGGGAAATAGAGGGTATGTCTGTTCCTGAAGTTTTAATAAGTGGTAACCACGAAGAAATAGAACTTTGGAGACGGAAAGAATCATTGAAAAAAACGATGCTAAAGAGACCTGATATCTTTATGAAACATGAATTCGACGAATTAGACAAGAAGGCTTTAATAAACCTTTTTAAGGAGCTGATTAGGGATGCTCGATAA
- the ffh gene encoding signal recognition particle protein, with protein sequence MFEGLRDKLSNAFKVLSGKGKITEKNIEEAIQIVKTSLLAADVNYRVVKEFVENVKKRTLGEEVLKSLTPDQMFIKIVRDELIKLLGEREPFRLIHHPSYVMMVGLQGTGKTTSAAKIANYLKKQGKHPILVAADTYRPAAIDQLETLGKKIGVPVITGDRKNALKIVEEAMKTVKDSGYDVVILDTAGRLHIDDEMMEELEKIKAMVNPDEILLTVDAMAGQDAVNSAKVFNERLNITGFVITKLDGDSRGGVILTIRYITGKPVKFVGVGEKIDDFDEFYPDRIANRILGLGDVLSLIEKVERELDQEKMQKMGEKFMRAEFTLEDFREQIKEIKKLGIEKILEALPGTPDIDLNTSEKELKKIEAIINSMTPEERNNPAILNASRKKRIALGSGTTVQDINKLLKSYEEMKKLMKMMKKGKLPFGLRGLKF encoded by the coding sequence ATGTTTGAAGGTTTGAGAGACAAGCTATCGAACGCTTTCAAGGTGCTATCTGGGAAAGGTAAAATTACTGAAAAAAATATAGAAGAAGCGATACAAATTGTGAAAACATCACTTCTAGCTGCTGATGTTAATTACAGAGTTGTCAAAGAGTTCGTTGAAAATGTAAAAAAGCGCACACTTGGCGAAGAAGTTTTAAAATCACTGACACCTGACCAGATGTTCATCAAGATTGTCAGGGATGAATTAATAAAACTACTTGGCGAAAGAGAACCTTTCAGACTTATCCACCATCCTTCCTACGTCATGATGGTAGGTTTGCAAGGTACAGGAAAAACAACAAGTGCTGCAAAGATTGCTAATTACCTAAAAAAACAAGGTAAACACCCAATTTTAGTGGCAGCAGATACTTATAGGCCGGCAGCAATTGACCAGCTTGAAACGTTAGGAAAAAAGATAGGTGTCCCTGTAATTACCGGAGACAGGAAAAACGCATTGAAAATCGTCGAAGAAGCTATGAAGACTGTCAAAGATAGCGGATATGATGTAGTCATACTCGATACAGCTGGACGTTTGCACATAGATGATGAGATGATGGAAGAACTCGAAAAGATAAAGGCAATGGTAAACCCAGACGAGATACTCCTGACTGTTGATGCGATGGCTGGACAAGATGCTGTAAACTCAGCCAAGGTCTTCAACGAAAGACTAAATATAACAGGCTTCGTCATTACAAAGTTAGATGGTGATTCTCGTGGTGGTGTAATACTTACTATCAGATACATCACAGGTAAACCTGTCAAGTTTGTCGGCGTTGGTGAAAAAATCGACGATTTCGATGAATTTTATCCGGACAGAATAGCGAACCGTATTCTAGGTTTGGGTGACGTGCTTTCTTTGATTGAAAAAGTTGAGCGTGAACTTGACCAAGAAAAGATGCAAAAAATGGGCGAAAAATTTATGAGAGCCGAGTTCACACTTGAGGACTTCAGAGAACAGATAAAAGAGATAAAGAAGCTAGGGATCGAAAAAATTCTCGAAGCATTACCTGGAACCCCGGATATTGACCTAAACACCAGTGAAAAGGAATTAAAAAAGATTGAAGCGATAATCAATTCAATGACCCCAGAAGAAAGGAACAATCCAGCTATTTTGAACGCAAGTAGGAAAAAAAGGATAGCACTGGGAAGCGGAACAACTGTTCAGGATATAAACAAACTACTGAAGTCGTACGAAGAAATGAAAAAGTTAATGAAAATGATGAAGAAGGGAAAATTACCATTTGGTCTTCGAGGTTTGAAGTTTTAA
- a CDS encoding KH domain-containing protein, whose product MKDFLEYVLKSIAKHPDDVVVVEYTEDGKKVFDISVHPEDVGQIIGKDGRTIKSIKILLSAMADDSDFILKVIR is encoded by the coding sequence GTGAAGGATTTTCTTGAGTACGTCCTCAAATCTATCGCTAAACATCCAGATGATGTAGTAGTTGTCGAATACACAGAGGACGGAAAAAAGGTTTTTGATATTTCGGTGCATCCAGAGGATGTAGGTCAGATTATCGGCAAGGATGGGAGAACTATTAAATCAATCAAAATCTTGTTGTCCGCTATGGCCGATGATTCTGACTTCATCCTGAAGGTGATAAGATGA
- a CDS encoding IS110 family RNA-guided transposase: protein MSQNFSIFVGIDIFKDKFNACAIQNPNSIIFESAFDMSKQGFSSFVQKLSVFPKSSVLIAMESTGCYHLNLLSFLSLNDFSCVVLNPLLVNKSLPVGLRKTKTDKIDARSIALTVFYTHHLLPTSSFLNSDFRDIARKKESITHQISRVKNDIEKLLSLLFPELEKVTNVYNDAILNLLSSFPSAKAIQKASIDSLRVFFSKTTGRKLKLTPETLKELANNSIAQYWPVKEKILIQTIKELRFLQEQLNEFDEMLKEYCKCASLNQDVEILTSIDGIGENSALYFLAEVGDISRFSTYKKLIAYCGLDPSVDESGKHKGESRISKRGNAHLRRIIWLMSVNVVRHNEYFKAYFQRKRAQGLVYKKAMMSVAHKLLRTIFAMMKKREKFNIDHTFSSSTQNLILHS, encoded by the coding sequence ATGTCTCAAAACTTCTCCATCTTTGTCGGTATTGACATCTTCAAGGATAAGTTCAACGCCTGTGCTATCCAAAATCCTAATTCTATCATCTTCGAATCTGCTTTCGATATGTCCAAACAAGGGTTTTCCTCCTTTGTTCAAAAGCTCTCCGTTTTCCCTAAGTCTTCTGTCCTTATCGCTATGGAGTCTACTGGCTGTTACCATCTTAACCTTCTTTCTTTCCTCTCTCTCAATGATTTCTCTTGTGTCGTTCTTAATCCTTTGCTTGTTAATAAATCTCTTCCCGTTGGGCTTAGGAAAACTAAAACTGACAAAATCGATGCTCGCTCTATTGCTCTTACCGTCTTCTATACCCATCATCTTCTTCCTACTTCTTCTTTCCTCAACTCAGATTTTCGGGATATTGCAAGGAAAAAGGAAAGCATCACTCATCAAATTTCAAGAGTCAAAAACGACATCGAAAAGCTTCTTTCTCTCCTCTTCCCTGAACTTGAAAAAGTGACCAACGTCTACAATGATGCTATTTTGAATTTGCTTTCTTCTTTCCCTTCTGCTAAAGCTATCCAAAAAGCCTCCATTGATTCTTTACGTGTTTTCTTTTCAAAAACAACCGGTAGAAAGTTAAAACTTACTCCAGAAACTCTTAAAGAGCTTGCTAACAACTCCATCGCTCAGTATTGGCCAGTGAAAGAGAAGATTCTTATTCAAACTATCAAGGAACTTCGATTTTTACAAGAGCAACTTAATGAGTTTGATGAGATGCTCAAAGAATATTGCAAATGTGCTTCGCTTAATCAAGATGTTGAAATACTCACGTCCATTGACGGAATTGGTGAAAATAGCGCACTGTATTTTCTTGCCGAAGTTGGCGATATTTCAAGATTTAGCACATACAAAAAACTAATTGCCTATTGTGGGCTTGACCCAAGCGTAGATGAATCAGGCAAACACAAAGGAGAAAGCCGTATATCCAAAAGGGGCAATGCACACCTGAGACGAATAATTTGGCTGATGAGTGTGAATGTAGTGAGACACAACGAATATTTTAAAGCATATTTTCAAAGAAAACGAGCGCAAGGGTTAGTATACAAAAAAGCGATGATGAGTGTAGCGCACAAATTGCTAAGGACGATATTTGCTATGATGAAAAAGCGCGAGAAATTCAACATCGATCATACATTTTCGTCTTCTACTCAAAATTTAATTTTACATAGTTGA
- a CDS encoding FKBP-type peptidyl-prolyl cis-trans isomerase — MGIKSGDKVKVHYTGMFEDGQVFDSSYGRQPLEFVVGAGQVIPGFEEEILGLEVGDKKRFTIPYEKAYGPARDDLKFSVQRNVLPEDVNVGDLLEVHQPDGNFFVVRVDELGDEVAILDANHPLAGKNLVFEVEIIEIS; from the coding sequence ATGGGTATTAAAAGTGGTGACAAGGTGAAGGTCCATTACACAGGTATGTTTGAAGACGGGCAGGTTTTCGACAGTTCTTATGGCAGGCAACCTCTTGAATTCGTTGTAGGTGCAGGACAAGTTATTCCAGGTTTCGAAGAGGAAATTTTGGGATTAGAAGTTGGAGATAAGAAGAGATTTACAATACCTTATGAAAAAGCTTACGGACCCGCAAGAGATGATTTGAAATTCTCGGTTCAGAGAAACGTTTTACCTGAGGACGTTAATGTTGGAGATTTGCTTGAAGTTCATCAACCCGATGGTAATTTTTTTGTTGTCCGTGTCGATGAACTTGGTGATGAGGTTGCAATTCTTGATGCTAATCATCCATTAGCTGGTAAAAACCTTGTCTTTGAGGTTGAAATCATAGAGATTTCTTAA
- a CDS encoding CBS domain-containing protein: MTKDVIYVKPDRTVAQVKEILRLKRISGVPVVDDNNIVVGIISIEDIIKCLENSTLNESVNEYMTKNVVCLSEDATLQDVIKHFERYRYGRFPVVDVQGKLVGIVTKNDILAAVATRLGLLYLHDERRREVLEQDVLSRSLVTGEEIDKKGADFYFKIDYFDVNLAGIGAAQLKKFLISKGIPEQDVRRIAVATYEAETNVVIHSGSEGEIFCFLAPDRIIVRVEDRGKGIENIELAMKEGYSTAPDYVRELGFGAGMGLPNMKRFSDKMVVLSEKGKGVVVEMVFYLDKNFQEL, from the coding sequence ATGACCAAAGATGTAATTTATGTAAAGCCAGACAGAACAGTCGCACAGGTAAAAGAAATACTTCGGCTGAAAAGAATCTCTGGAGTTCCTGTTGTGGACGACAACAATATTGTGGTTGGTATAATAAGCATAGAAGATATCATAAAATGTCTTGAAAACAGTACACTTAACGAAAGTGTGAACGAATACATGACTAAAAACGTGGTTTGTTTAAGCGAAGATGCTACGTTGCAAGATGTGATTAAGCATTTTGAAAGATATAGATACGGCAGATTTCCGGTTGTTGATGTTCAGGGAAAGCTTGTTGGTATCGTTACGAAAAACGATATACTTGCCGCAGTTGCTACTCGACTTGGTCTGCTTTATTTGCACGATGAGAGACGAAGAGAAGTACTTGAACAAGATGTTTTGAGTAGGTCTTTGGTCACTGGTGAGGAAATTGACAAAAAAGGTGCAGATTTTTATTTCAAAATCGACTACTTTGATGTTAATTTAGCTGGTATAGGTGCAGCTCAGTTGAAAAAGTTCTTGATAAGCAAAGGCATACCAGAACAAGATGTGAGGAGAATTGCGGTAGCCACTTACGAAGCTGAAACAAATGTGGTTATACATAGTGGAAGTGAAGGTGAAATATTCTGTTTTTTAGCCCCTGACAGGATTATCGTTAGAGTTGAAGACCGGGGAAAGGGTATTGAAAACATTGAACTGGCAATGAAAGAAGGTTATTCAACAGCCCCGGATTATGTAAGAGAGTTAGGCTTTGGTGCTGGAATGGGTCTACCCAACATGAAAAGGTTTTCCGATAAAATGGTGGTGCTCTCAGAGAAAGGAAAAGGCGTAGTCGTTGAAATGGTATTCTATTTGGATAAGAATTTTCAAGAACTCTGA
- the rimM gene encoding ribosome maturation factor RimM (Essential for efficient processing of 16S rRNA), which produces MMKRVEELLKDKVALGVLSNTHGLKGDLKLHLFTNMPELVSKLTEVVAYNESQKKFAYIRIETSRKAHDYYIVHIAGVNTISEAEKLKGFVLYVDKSFFPKSKDGEYYFFELFDCEVIDENGNSLGIVEDVIETGNNDVIVVKKGNEEVLIPVIERYVTKIDKEAKKIHVKMPEWLE; this is translated from the coding sequence ATGATGAAACGAGTTGAAGAGTTACTGAAAGACAAGGTAGCCCTTGGTGTTTTGAGTAACACCCATGGATTGAAAGGCGATTTAAAACTACACCTTTTTACAAACATGCCTGAGCTTGTTTCAAAACTAACAGAAGTCGTTGCTTACAACGAGTCTCAGAAAAAATTTGCTTATATACGAATTGAAACGAGTAGAAAAGCTCATGACTATTACATAGTTCACATAGCTGGTGTTAACACCATATCTGAGGCAGAAAAACTCAAAGGTTTCGTCCTATATGTTGATAAGTCGTTCTTCCCAAAATCCAAAGACGGCGAATATTACTTTTTCGAACTCTTCGATTGCGAGGTCATAGATGAAAACGGAAACTCCTTAGGTATTGTAGAAGATGTTATAGAAACAGGGAACAACGATGTAATAGTAGTAAAGAAGGGTAACGAAGAGGTTCTCATACCAGTTATCGAAAGGTATGTTACAAAAATAGATAAAGAAGCAAAGAAAATTCATGTGAAGATGCCGGAGTGGTTAGAGTGA
- the rpsP gene encoding 30S ribosomal protein S16, translating to MVRIRLTRMGKKKQPFYRIVVVDQRKKRDGAYIESLGYYNPLKEPYEVKVDIDRAVEWMLKGAQPSETVSKLLGKLGLYEKLEAAKAKKEA from the coding sequence GTGGTAAGGATTAGACTTACACGCATGGGAAAGAAGAAACAACCATTCTACAGAATTGTTGTTGTTGACCAGAGAAAAAAGAGAGACGGAGCTTACATTGAAAGTCTTGGTTACTACAACCCACTTAAGGAACCCTACGAAGTTAAGGTTGATATCGACAGAGCTGTTGAATGGATGCTCAAAGGCGCACAACCAAGCGAAACTGTTTCTAAACTGCTTGGTAAATTAGGCCTCTACGAAAAACTTGAAGCTGCCAAAGCCAAGAAGGAGGCATAA
- a CDS encoding RNA methyltransferase: MLDKIYTALIHYPVLGRDGRIITTAVTNLDIHDIARSSRTYNIKKYYVVTHLPAQQDIVKKVLGYWTDGFGKTYNPNRSDALSIVELKSYLEDVIEDIEKNEGQKPIMMFTSAKVRPNTITYEEGRKIILNEQRPILLLFGTGWGMPKELEDMCDYSLEPIRGKSDFNHLSVRAAVAIILDRLIGESVLEKTEK; this comes from the coding sequence ATGCTCGATAAAATATATACAGCTCTAATTCACTATCCTGTCCTTGGTAGGGACGGTAGGATTATAACAACTGCAGTTACAAACCTTGACATCCATGACATAGCTCGCAGTTCAAGGACATACAACATAAAAAAATACTATGTCGTAACGCATCTTCCTGCTCAACAGGATATAGTAAAAAAGGTACTTGGATACTGGACCGACGGATTCGGGAAAACTTACAATCCCAACCGTTCGGATGCACTGTCTATAGTTGAGCTCAAATCATACCTTGAAGATGTAATCGAAGATATAGAGAAAAACGAAGGTCAGAAACCCATAATGATGTTTACTTCAGCAAAGGTCAGACCAAACACTATAACGTATGAAGAAGGTAGGAAAATCATATTAAATGAGCAAAGACCTATCTTGTTGCTCTTTGGAACAGGCTGGGGCATGCCAAAGGAATTAGAAGACATGTGTGATTATTCCTTGGAACCTATCCGTGGTAAAAGTGATTTTAACCACTTATCAGTTAGAGCAGCTGTTGCGATAATCTTGGACAGATTAATCGGAGAGTCCGTTCTAGAAAAAACGGAAAAATAA
- a CDS encoding HD-GYP domain-containing protein has translation MVDILLKTIMFVPKFGVHSLQVGFIASKIGKQLGLDELELFYCGVLHDLGVLTPHKGILLDDINNEFLIKEDIPTFEAPTKGHTLISAFEVSKISFLSKRFPNLSASILLHHALPHYLNESSTKDITANVVSISEEISKYVLVNDEEMTYDDFIVPLSTIKNRFFDFVYDAALSVLKQEYTRWMLYDIKAGFNREKLIQDYYIKEPMSFEEIVEIGAVLSYIIDSKSEFTRAHSWRVANLAGAIAKEILLNEEEFFIAGLFHDIGKITTPISVLEKKGKLTTSEMDIMKKHVYYSYLILLDHQNEPWFWPAVRHQERVDGSGYPWRLKGSEMTFKDKILQVADYFVAVLEPRPYRGPSSPEKALEEVQRAVSNGVLDPGPASILKELVYGGFNFESIDFISSIQKDISDFEKSLTEEGKV, from the coding sequence TTGGTTGATATACTTTTGAAAACAATAATGTTCGTTCCAAAATTTGGTGTTCATTCTTTACAAGTTGGCTTTATCGCATCAAAAATAGGTAAGCAATTGGGTCTTGATGAATTGGAATTGTTTTATTGCGGTGTTCTCCATGACCTTGGGGTTTTGACACCGCACAAGGGTATTTTACTGGACGACATTAACAATGAATTCCTTATTAAAGAGGATATTCCCACGTTTGAAGCTCCTACTAAGGGCCATACGCTTATCTCGGCCTTTGAAGTTTCAAAGATATCATTTCTTTCCAAAAGGTTTCCGAACTTATCCGCAAGTATATTACTCCACCACGCCTTGCCACATTATCTGAACGAAAGCTCAACAAAAGATATTACGGCTAATGTTGTATCTATCAGCGAAGAAATATCTAAGTACGTTCTTGTGAATGACGAAGAGATGACTTACGACGATTTTATAGTTCCTTTATCCACAATAAAAAACAGATTCTTCGATTTTGTCTACGACGCTGCACTGAGTGTTTTAAAACAAGAATACACAAGATGGATGCTTTACGATATAAAGGCCGGTTTTAATAGGGAAAAGCTTATACAAGACTATTATATCAAGGAGCCTATGAGCTTTGAAGAAATTGTTGAAATAGGGGCGGTTTTGTCTTACATAATTGACTCAAAGAGCGAATTTACACGTGCACACAGTTGGCGAGTGGCTAACTTAGCGGGAGCTATTGCAAAGGAAATTTTGCTTAATGAAGAAGAATTCTTCATTGCTGGTCTATTCCATGATATAGGAAAAATAACAACTCCGATAAGTGTTCTTGAGAAGAAAGGGAAGTTGACAACTTCTGAGATGGATATAATGAAAAAGCATGTTTACTATAGTTATCTCATACTTTTAGACCACCAAAATGAACCGTGGTTTTGGCCCGCTGTTAGACATCAAGAACGGGTCGATGGAAGTGGTTATCCTTGGAGGTTAAAGGGTTCTGAAATGACATTTAAAGATAAAATTCTACAAGTTGCCGATTATTTTGTGGCTGTGTTAGAACCAAGACCTTACAGAGGTCCTAGTAGTCCTGAAAAAGCTTTAGAAGAAGTACAACGGGCAGTTTCTAATGGGGTCCTTGACCCTGGACCTGCAAGTATCTTGAAGGAACTTGTTTACGGTGGATTCAATTTTGAAAGTATTGATTTTATCTCATCTATCCAAAAAGACATAAGTGATTTTGAAAAAAGTTTAACAGAGGAAGGCAAGGTATAA
- the rplS gene encoding 50S ribosomal protein L19: MSMDNLVRIIEKSQLKEVPEFRPGDTVRVHVKVKEGDKERIQAYEGIVIAIRGSGISKTFTVRRIAAGGIGVERIFPLYAPTIEKIEVLRKGRVRRAKLYYLRNVKGKVKIKERK, encoded by the coding sequence ATGAGCATGGACAACCTTGTGAGAATCATTGAGAAAAGTCAACTCAAAGAAGTTCCAGAATTCAGACCCGGAGATACGGTAAGAGTTCATGTCAAAGTTAAAGAAGGAGACAAGGAAAGAATTCAAGCTTACGAAGGCATAGTTATTGCTATTAGAGGTTCCGGTATTAGCAAAACATTCACGGTTAGAAGAATCGCTGCAGGTGGTATTGGAGTCGAAAGGATTTTCCCACTTTATGCTCCAACCATCGAGAAGATAGAGGTTCTCAGAAAAGGTCGTGTAAGAAGGGCAAAACTCTATTACCTCAGAAATGTCAAGGGTAAGGTGAAGATTAAGGAGAGAAAATAA
- a CDS encoding MFS transporter has protein sequence MIWLVNSYTFLVGLSRAFYTALFNLYLKENQITNQAIGTATFYYSWGLAFGGFLFASLSDRIGRKKTILFTMPIYTLFGLLRLFNVSVAGWLYVVSFLFGFFDTSVIMPTITVIEHSDEKKRLRNSNINFAIVLVTGVIGYFGAGVLGKSLGIFPTLVLSMILAFVSVVPVFAFPDVKVSKKRVKKQNLTKTQKTMLVYYLLSGALVSLAAGVFINFGNVIFYDLFKFSTLAITTVLAVSQLSTAATSLFSHKLTAKYGYKLTLFLIYLSVTLLIFTMPLFTLNSLVFSIAYVLRYVLINISTPMYMVFCLSYLPKASLATYSGLSYFLNNVMRASSAQLFASLSKNGVTDYNKLFLVSGFFYLANTLITLLAFYLIYKLSENETTSSKKFTKEDHMGEGKAYQRKNYFTYRPSKKTKNTKVSVHFHNARFSKGRFNSEK, from the coding sequence TTGATTTGGCTTGTTAACAGTTACACATTCCTTGTAGGTCTGTCTAGGGCATTTTACACTGCACTTTTTAACCTATACCTAAAGGAAAACCAAATTACTAACCAAGCCATTGGAACCGCAACGTTTTATTATTCTTGGGGGCTTGCCTTTGGCGGTTTCCTCTTTGCAAGTTTATCTGATAGAATTGGGAGAAAGAAGACTATTCTTTTTACGATGCCCATATATACTTTATTTGGGCTTTTGCGTCTTTTCAATGTTAGCGTAGCAGGATGGTTGTATGTCGTTTCGTTCCTTTTTGGTTTTTTTGATACTTCTGTTATCATGCCGACTATAACCGTTATAGAACATTCTGATGAAAAAAAGAGACTGAGAAATTCAAATATAAACTTTGCGATAGTTCTTGTAACGGGTGTTATTGGTTACTTTGGTGCTGGGGTGCTTGGAAAGTCGCTAGGAATTTTTCCCACACTTGTTTTATCGATGATATTAGCTTTTGTCTCTGTTGTTCCAGTTTTTGCGTTTCCGGACGTTAAGGTCAGTAAAAAAAGAGTAAAAAAACAAAATCTTACAAAAACTCAAAAAACAATGCTTGTTTACTATTTGCTTTCTGGTGCTTTGGTAAGTCTTGCGGCGGGTGTCTTTATAAACTTTGGTAACGTGATATTTTACGATTTGTTCAAGTTCTCAACTTTAGCAATTACAACAGTTCTTGCTGTATCCCAGTTATCAACAGCAGCAACATCTTTGTTTTCACACAAACTAACGGCTAAATATGGGTACAAATTAACTTTATTCTTGATATATCTCAGTGTTACCTTGCTTATATTTACGATGCCATTATTTACGTTAAACTCCTTAGTTTTTAGCATTGCTTACGTACTCAGGTATGTGCTAATAAACATTTCAACACCAATGTATATGGTTTTCTGTTTATCTTATCTTCCAAAAGCGAGTTTAGCAACATATTCAGGTCTTAGCTACTTTCTTAATAACGTCATGAGGGCTTCATCAGCACAACTTTTCGCAAGTCTTTCGAAAAACGGAGTAACAGACTATAACAAATTATTCCTTGTATCAGGTTTCTTCTACTTAGCTAACACGCTGATAACATTACTTGCATTTTATTTAATATACAAACTTTCCGAAAACGAGACTACATCCAGTAAGAAATTCACAAAAGAAGACCATATGGGAGAAGGTAAGGCGTATCAAAGAAAGAATTATTTCACCTACAGACCTTCTAAAAAGACCAAGAACACAAAAGTTAGTGTACATTTTCATAACGCACGATTTTCAAAAGGCAGGTTTAATTCAGAAAAGTAA